One Candidatus Thermoplasmatota archaeon genomic window carries:
- a CDS encoding type II toxin-antitoxin system VapC family toxin has translation MRVADTSALYALFSEDDRFHKRALKDVSGPDPIVVPSEILVETIDLLAYRFGRSAGRKALDSLLQLPHVRVAEKVELSAVGEIHSRGKLSLADAFVVQTCVALGADVLAYDRRIVAELRKRRP, from the coding sequence ATGCGGGTCGCCGACACCAGTGCCCTGTACGCGCTCTTCTCCGAGGACGATCGATTTCACAAGAGGGCGTTGAAGGACGTGAGCGGTCCTGACCCCATCGTCGTCCCGTCCGAGATCCTGGTGGAGACCATCGACCTTCTCGCCTACCGATTCGGCCGGAGCGCAGGGAGGAAGGCCCTGGACTCCCTTCTGCAGCTTCCACACGTGAGAGTCGCGGAGAAGGTCGAGTTGAGCGCGGTCGGAGAGATTCACAGCAGAGGGAAGCTGAGCCTCGCCGACGCCTTTGTGGTCCAGACCTGTGTGGCGCTCGGAGCGGATGTCCTGGCCTATGACAGGAGGATCGTTGCCGAGCTCCGGAAGCGGCGCCCGTAG